The Candidatus Bathyarchaeota archaeon DNA segment CTTGCTATGCTTGGTATTGGAGAAATAATAATAGTGGATTACGATAAAGTAGAATTCTCTAACTTAACTAGAAACGTGTTTTTTGATGAAAACGATATAGGTAATTTTAAATCTTTAGTGTTAGCTAAAAAACTTAAAAGTAAATACTCATATTTAAAAATTGAAGTTTATAATTGTAAAATTGAAGATTTACCTCTTGAAGTTTTTTTAAGATCAAACGTGATTATTTCAGGGTTAGATAATTTAGCTTCAAGAGTTTATTTATCAATAATTGCAAGTAAATACAAAATTCCATTGATTGACGGTGGAATAAACGGTTATCAAGGAAGAATTCAAGTTTTTATTCCTCCTAACTCTCCATGTCCCATATGTGCTATTCCATTGAAGGATTATGGTAGATTAATTGGGCTTAGAAATCCATGCAGCAACCCAATAATTGAAGGAACAGTACCTTCTCTTCCAACAGTTGCCTCTTTAGTTTCAGCTATTCAAGCTCAAGAAGCTGTTAAATTAATTTTTAACCAGAAAATACAAGAAAATATTGAAAAACCTTTAAATGGACTTTTAATTTTAGATTTAAGATTCAACCGTTACAATATTCTGGAGCTTAAAAAAAATCCTGAATGCATTGTTTGTGGAAGAAACGGTCTAGGAAAAAGCGAAACTAAAATAATTGAGGTTTCAATTGAAGATTGTTTAAACTCTATAGCTGAAATGATTAAAATCGCCTCTATAAAAACTGATTTAAAAGAACCGCATGAAATAACAGTTTTTAAAGAAAATTTTAAAGGCGAATTAATTAAGTTACCAGCTTTTAGTAAATTAGACGAGTATAAATTAAAAAAGGGAAGCTTAATTAGGGCTATATTTAAAAACTTAAAGCAAGAAGATTATAAGGAAGTTTTAATTAAATTAATTTAAAGCTTAAAATTTAAATTTATGGGAGAGTTAAATTAAAATGGTTATATGCAGTTTTTGCAGTAAAAATAATAGAAGTGAAAGTAAATTCTGTTATAATTGCGGTAAACCTTTACAAAGGCAACCTGTAAAAGTTAATGTTTTACTCCCAATTTTAAAAGCTTCAAGCGGTTTTATGGTTAAGCCTTTACCAAGAATAATACCTGGTGTAGGAATGTGCTATTACCATCCTAATTTACCAGCTGCTTATATTTGCGCTAGATGCGGAAGAGCAATATGCAAATATTGCGCTAAAATTTATGGAGCATTAGTTTTTTGTCCTGAATGCTTCTCACGAATAACCTTTATTCAACCAACTACTCAATTTGCTCCAGCTTACCCATCTTCTTCAATCTTTCAATCGCCTGCATCAATCTTTCCTTAGTCAATCCTAAATCTTCAATAGCTTTAGGGATAGAAATTGTTCCTCCATGAGAAACAATATAATCCAAAACTTTTTTATCTTCCTCCGTTAAAAGTGAAGTTGAAGCAGCATAAGGAAATTGGTAAGCTCCACATTTACTACAGTATAAAGCGCCTTTAGGAATTTCTAAACCGCATTGAATGCATTTATTTTTAGGTTGTTCAGGCTTTAATAATTTAGGGAAACCAATCCTAATAAGAGATCCAATTTTATTAAGAAGATGAAATTTTTTAGCATAAACAAAAATTATTGTAGCAACTGTTGCAGTTAAAATTAACCCTATAATAAATAG contains these protein-coding regions:
- a CDS encoding ThiF family adenylyltransferase, which gives rise to MQVKAEIPLFKEVYIEVNENEKIKDLKRKICERLNLPENLTLLLLNGKVLPENSLIKEFDFKSKAVTIDYLWARFLPLWGEKAQKALRESSIILVGAGALGNEIAKNLAMLGIGEIIIVDYDKVEFSNLTRNVFFDENDIGNFKSLVLAKKLKSKYSYLKIEVYNCKIEDLPLEVFLRSNVIISGLDNLASRVYLSIIASKYKIPLIDGGINGYQGRIQVFIPPNSPCPICAIPLKDYGRLIGLRNPCSNPIIEGTVPSLPTVASLVSAIQAQEAVKLIFNQKIQENIEKPLNGLLILDLRFNRYNILELKKNPECIVCGRNGLGKSETKIIEVSIEDCLNSIAEMIKIASIKTDLKEPHEITVFKENFKGELIKLPAFSKLDEYKLKKGSLIRAIFKNLKQEDYKEVLIKLI